GCTTACCAAGGCGTCCCATTGGGGTATGGGTAATGATCTTGCCGGTTCGGGTTGTGGGGCTGCCATCGGGATTCCACAGGAGGTGTTTGTTTTGTTCGGTGGAGAAAAATCCGGGGGCAATGGCGTTTACCCGGATTCCCGCGGGGGCAAAATGAACGGCGAGCCATTGCGTCAGGTTATTGATAGCCGCCTTGGCGGCGCAGTAGGCGAGGCCTTTGGTCATTGGGGCAAAGGCCCCCATGGAGGAAATATTGATAATAGAACAGCCGGCCCTTCCGATCATGTCCCGGGCGAAGACCTGGGTAGGAATAAAGGTACCCATGAAATTAAGCTTGTACACCGCCTCAATCCCTTCGGGATCGAGGGAGAAAAAACTCCCCGCTGCGGCACTGCCATCCTTTTCTAGGTCGCCGGCTTCCCAGGTTTCTCGGGCCGTACTTCCCCGGGGGTCGTTCCCACCCGCCCCATTTATAAGGATATCGCAGGGCCCAAAGGCGTCTATCACTTTTTTTCGGGCCTCTTCACAGTGGGCTTTGGAAAGGACATCACAGGCGATAGGCAGGGCTTGCCCTCCCTGTGCCCGTATCCGATTGGCCACGGCCTCGGCCTTTTCAAAGGTACGGTTTAACAGAGCCACTTGAGCCCCTTCCCGGGCAAGGCCCTCTGCAATGGCGCCGCAGAGGACTCCACCCCCGCCGGTAATCACGATAACCTTGCTAGTAAGTCGTTTCATAGGTACTCCTCGCTGTGTTATGTACTATGTGGGTTTATAGCTCCTGTTTGGGTGCTTGGATGGGGCCGTTCTTTTTCATTGATTTGAAAATCCTTACAAAGCCCCTTCTTGCAGGTGTATCCTTTCTCCTCCTTATCCAGCGCTTATAAAGCTTGACACCAGAGGGTCGGTGGTAAGGGGTTTTGTCTTAAAATAATCGGGAAAGGCCTGCATCAACTCTTTTTCCTGAATCACTATCCGGGTAAAGTGATCGTGTACAAGGGAATAGAGCCGGGAAGAATCCTTTTCTTTGATGGTGCTGTAAATCTGGCGATGCTGTTCAAGAACGGAAGCCCGGATATCCTTATACCACATGGTCATGATACGTACCCGTCGGTAGTGGCCTGAGTTTTTCTGTATCAGGTCCCAGCACATCTGTTTGTTCATGGCGTGGAAAATGCTGCGATGGAATTCATCGTCCCATTCAAGAAAGGTAAGGGCATCCGCATCCTGCAGGGCCGCTTCCTGGTGGAGCAGGGCCTTTTCAAGGTCCGGCAACATGAATTGGAGGGGAGATTCAAGGCACAGTTCGATAACCTTTTCTTCCAGGGTGGAGCGGATGAACTTTTCTTCTTCTACCCGATCGAGATCTATCTTGGAAACACTGGTCCCCACCTGGGGTACCACGTCGATAAGGCCTTCCCGTTCAAGCCTGATCAGGGCTTCTCGAACGGGGGTCCGGCTTACGTGGAGTTTCTCGGTGATCTCCCGGACGTTTAATAGTTCTCCCGGTCGTAAGTGAAGGTTTACAATGTTTTTTCGGAGGGTGTAGTATACATTCTCACTGATAGTAAGTCCGTTTGTTTTAGCAGCCCCTTTTATATCCATACAAAGCCCCCATATCTTAAGAGCGATACAGACCTCAACTCTGCCGGATGCACCGGTTCTTGTATTATACCTTATACTGATATATTAGGGCTAGCTGGTATTCTAATATATATCTATGGGGCTCCTAAAAAACACGGGTGCAGAGAATCCAGAGAATAAAGTCTGAGAGATAAAGTCCCAACCAACTTCTTAGGAGGGGAAGGTCTTTCTTTTGTTTTCCCGATTTTTTTGTGGCGGCATTTTCCTATGGAAATGTTCCCCGTTGTGTAATCTTATCCTCTGGCATATACTTTATTACCATGCGAAATAAACTGACCGGTGAGCTCGCCGTATGTGGTTTAAATGCGGTACGGGCCTTGGCAGAGGTACACCCGGAACGGATACATCGTTTTTTCTTTCGGGAAGATCGGGCCCAGCTTTTTGGCAAAACCTGTAAATACCTAGCTTCTCATCATCGACCCTATAAGATCTGTGATGATGAAGAACTGGAACGGCTTTGCAAAAGTCCCCGGCATCAAGGGATTGTGGCCATGATTCGGGAACCGGAAATTCCTGAGCTTTCTTCTGAGGAAGTCCGTCGGTGGGTAAGGGAAGGAGGTATAGGCATCCTCCTCGATGATGTAGGAAATGATAATAATCTTGGCGCTATCATTCGTTCGGCCGCCTTTTTTGGTCTCCGATCGGTGATTCTCTCCCGCCATGATAAGGAAGCTCGACTTACCACCAGTGCCTATCGGGTTGCCGAAGGGGGTATGGAATACGTATCGCTCTGGAAGGTTGCTTCCCTGGCCCGTTGCATTAACCAGTATGGGAAAGAAATTCTCTTTGTAGGAGCGGATCATCGCTCGCCGATTCAGATCCGAGAGGGAATGAAGGTGTTACAGGATCGCTACCCCGACCGATTTTGTGAAAAAGGCCATCTACCGGCTATTGCTATTGTAGTAGGAAATGAAGAGCGAGGGCTTTCTCAGGAAGTACGGTCATCCTGTGCGCTTCTGGTACGGATCCCCGGAACAGGGGCTATCGAAAGCCTGAATGTGGCCCAGGCGGCGACTATTTGCATGCATGAGTTGGTCTCCTATGGTATGTGAACCTATCCTTGCTTTTTTCCTTGGTCCCCGGGAACTGGGGCCCCCCTCTCCTCATCGTATTCGGGATGAAAATTTTGTGGCCCTCCTGCTCATTGTGTTGCCCCTCATGGTACTCTCTGCTCTTCTGGAGGGGCTATTTCATCCCAATGCATTTGTCGTTATTAATACTGCCCTTTCTCTGGATACGATTCTTACCCTCTGGCTGATAAGAAAGAGAAAAGGCGGAGCGCCGGTAATTTTCCTGTTTGGGGCGCTTCTTTTTATGAGTGGCTATTACCTTTTCCTTTTTTTTACCGATCCCATGGTGGCGGTCCAGTTAGTTCCCTTTTCAGCCCTTGTCTATATGGGGATTATTTTGTTAGATGGGGTATATTCTCCCTGGAACCTGACTGCTCCCATAATCTATGGATTGATTCTTCTGTTTGATAGCCTTGCCTGGTTCTTCTATCCCCGGCGGAATGAGATTTTTTTCGTTAACCTCTGGCTTGCTATCGGGATACTTCATACTCTTGGTTTTTTTATCAATCTGTTTATCCGTTCGTATTATCGTCGGCTTGAACAACTGGCCCTGGCTCGAAAACGGATGAATCAACGGCTCGAAGAACTCCTCAAAGAGGTGCGAGAATCGGGGATACAACGGCTTGCGAGTTTTTCCCACGACATTCGTTCTCCCCTGACAAGTATCATGGCGGTGCAGGCCATGTTGGCTGCGACGGACCTTACGGAAGAACAGAAGCGCTATGTAGATATTTTGGGGCGTTCCAATAAATTGTTGCTGGATCTGGTAGAATCGGTATTAGACCCTGAGACTCCCCGTAATGGATTAAGGAGCACTTCTTTGCATGATACGGTAGAAGAACTCCTGGCCCCGCAGCGTAGTCTTATGGCCCTTCGAAATATCCAGCTTGTTAATCGGGTACCCAAAAAGGTTCGGTTCCCTCGCCTGGAACGGAACGACCTTGTAAGAATTCTTTCCAACCTGATCGATAACGGTCTAAAATACACACAGGCGGGAGAGCTTTGTGTTGGAGCGGAGGAATACAAGGCTAAAGATGGTGAGAGAATCCGTTTGTGGGTGGAAGATTCGGGGCCGGGTTTTTTACCAGAAATTATTCAGGCCATTATGGAGGATAGGACCCTTCCAGATAGTCGTTTTAGTACCTCCCATGCTTTAGGATTACGGGATGTACGAGCCCTTGTTGCTCAGTACAAAGGAACGATGCGCATAGAAAATCGTCCAGAGGGAGGAGCCCGGATTCTTCTAGAGATACCGCTCTAAAACAATAAAGAAGGGCCCCGGGGATCTCTCCTGAGATCGGGGGCCCTTCTTTTCTCAGCCTAGATGAGGCTTATCACTGCTTACCAGCCGCGGCCGCCCCGCTTACCTTGCATTCCGAAACCACTACCCATCATGCCCCGTGCAAAAGGACGATTGGAAAGGTCATAGTCTTTGTTTCCCACCGTGAGTTTGGTAACCATAAAGTGATAGTATTCGGGGGCGGCGGGGAACTGGACAGCATATCCTTCGAGTTTTACCGAGGCCCCTTCTTTAAGGCCATCGATGAACCCCACCAGTTGATTGATTCCCCGGACGTAGTAGGTTTTACCGCCGCTCTGAACGGCGATCATCCCGTTTACGAGGGCAAGCTTACCCTCTATCTTGGTAATTTGCAGATTCTGGGTTGCTACGGCAGCGCCGGGACCTACGGGGCCAGGACCAAAGGCCTGGGCGGAAAGGGCTCCTGCGGTGAGGAGGCCAATCATAAGAATACCAACTATGCGTTTCATGGTATTACTCCTTCTCATAAGGTGCTTTCTTTAGAAAGCGGTCCGATCAACGATCGGCTTCATCTATGTATATGCAGAAAGCGTGCCAATCATTGGTAGAAGAACTGGATAAAAATAAAAAATAAATAACGGCACCGTTGTTTTTATATTTATTTGTATTGATATGAATTGCATTTTTCATGAAGAGGGGCGTCGTAAGGAAGTACCACCCCTCTTTTTTTCTTTCAGAACGGCACTCTTGTATGGTTTTAAAAAAGAGAAAATCTTACTCTTTTATCCCAGCGGAACGGGAAAAAAATTCCCATTCTGTTCGGTGGAAAAGACCATCCTTTCTCAGCGGGGAATCCTTATTTTGAGTGAAGGGCTCTCATTTTTTGTTGTAAATAATAGACCCCCTCGTTTTTAATGGGGGGCCCAGAAACCTTTTGACCGTTTTTCTTTTTTAGGATCCTATTGTAGGTTGCCAGCTATTTTTTTACCCCCAACGCCTGGGAGAGGGTTTCACTGTTCACCATCAAAATAGGTTGATGGGTGGCTTCCAGGGTATCCCGCCACAGGCTCCCTTCTGGATCCACATGACGGCGCTTGGAGATAGCCATTTGCATGGGAAGGTGGACAAATTCGTTGTTGACAAGGCCAATTAAAACCTTTGTTTTCCCAGCCATGGCTGCGTGCACCGCTGCATTCCCGAGCCGTTCACAATAAATAGAGTCGATAGGCTCCGCCGGCGAAGCCCGAATGATATAACTGGGATCGATGTACTTCAGATTAATTTCAATTCCCTTTTTATCAAAATATTCCTGGATCTTATCCCGCAGGTAGACTCCGACATCCACGAATTTTAGGTTCCCCGAGGCGTCGGTTTTTGTCTCTTTTAAAAGCTGATCCTGAAGTGCCCCCTCGGCGACGACGATTACCGCATGGTTTCGGCGTTCAAGCCGTTTTTCAAGATGGGCAAAGAACCCATTGGGCCCTTCAAGGTCAAAGGGAACTTCCGGTATCAATACGAAGTTTACTTCATGACTGGCCAACGCCGTGTGGGCCGCAATAAAGCCCGATTCCCGGCCCATCACTTTGACAAGGCCAATCCCGTTGATCTGGGAATGAGCCTCCATATGGGCCGCCGTAACCGCTTCCACCGCCTTTTTCACGGCCGTATCAAACCCAAAGGATTTATCAATATACGAAAAATCATTGTCTACGGTTTTGGGAATTCCTACGACGGCGATTTTTAACCCCCGACGGGTTATTTCGTTGGCGATATCCAGGGCCCCCCGTTGGGTACCATCGCCACCGATGGTAAAGAGGATATTGATGTTAAGCCGTTCCAGAGAATCTACAATATCGCTTACCTGTTTGCCCCCGCCCCGGGCAGTCCCCAGGATGGTCCCCCCGATTTTATGAATGTCATCCACAATATCAGGGTCCAGGGGCTTTACGTCAAAATTGTATTCCGGTAATAAGCCCTTATAGCCATAGCGGATCCCCGAGATACGATGGACCCCATATCGATACCAGAGACTTCGGACAATAGCCCGAATAACGTCATTGAGCCCCGGACAAAGGCCCCCGCAGGTGGCGATTGCGGCATGGACATGTTTGGGAGAAAAATAGATCTTCTCTCGGGGGCCGGCTTTTTCAAACACCTGTTTTCGGTCAATCGGTGGCTGTTCTCCTAATCGGGCTTCGGGAGAAAGCAGCACATATTCATTATCAGACACATAGTTGGCAATAAAGTCCCCCGCGACCTTTGAAAGATTGATGGGGGACTCTATGGTTCGTTTGCCTAGTTCTTCGATGGTAAAATCGTAGGTATCACTCATGGCTGGCTCCTTTAGGAAGATTCCCTAGGGTAGAAAAGATGCCCCCTGCCGGCGCACCTTTTCTTTTCTCTACTATAATTGAAAAGACCTTCTTGTTTCAATTTGAAAAGAGAGAAATAGGACGGGCCTACAGAATTTTCTTGGTAAAAAAGGGTCTTCCTCCGGAATTCTTTACCCCGAGGGAAAGGCCCCTTGTTCTTTCTTGCTATTATGAGTATTTTGGTAGTGTACCAATATGGTGGTTATTGCTCCTGTCCTTTGACAGGATGAGATGAGGAGTAGTGTTGATGTTAGAAGAAAAGGTTAAGGCCGCTCTGGAAGATGTGCGTCCCTCCTTACAGGCCGAGGGTGGTGATGTGCAACTGGTTTCGGTAACCGACGATGGGGTAGTTTCCCTTAAGTTAACCGGTGCCTGTGGATCATGCCCCTATTCCCAGATGACCCTTCGGATGGGAATCGAAAAATACCTGAAAAAGGTGGTACCGGAAGTTACCTCGGTAGTGGGTGTATAAGGTTCTTCTTTTTTCCCTTTGAAGCACCAGGAAAAAACAAGCGACAACCGTATTTTTCTTCCCGTTTCTAAAGAAGATCTTGCCCAGCGAGGGTGGGATACCTGTGACTTTATCTTTGTTTCAGGCGATGCCTACGTAGATCATCCTTCGTTTGCGGCGGCGTTGATTGGCCGGGTCCTTGAAGCCGCCGGCTTTCGGGTAGGGGTTATTCCCCAGCCCCGCTGGGAAGACCCTGCCTCATATCTTGTCCTGGGGCTCCCCCGTCTGGCCTTCCTGGTGGGGGCAGGAAACCTGGATTCCATGGTAGCCCACTACACGGCAAATAAAAAGCCCCGCAGCCAGGATGTCTATTCGCCAGGGGGAAAGGTGGGGTTTCGGCCTGACCGGGCAACCCTGGTATACGTGGAAGGTCTTCGTCGTGCCTGCAAACTGGTAGGAGAACAGCGGCCCATCATTATCGGCGGTATCGAGGCAAGCCTGCGTCGCTTTGCCCACTACGACTACTGGTCCGATAAGGTGCGTCGCTCTATCCTCCTGGACTCTAAGGCGGACCTCCTGGTGTATGGTATGGGAGAGCGGCCTATTCTGGAAATAGCCCGGCGCCTTGCCCAGGGAGAACCCATTGAAACTATCCGGGATGTGCGGAGTACCTGTGTCTGGGGGTCCGGAGTTCCCCAGGTGGATCCTCAGAAGGTGATAGAGCTCCCTTCCTTTGAAGAAATACGGGAGCCCACGGCGGAGGCAAAACGGCGTTTTGCCGAACACTTTATGCTCCAGAAGCGGAACCAGGACCCTCTGTCGGGTAAAATTTTGATAGAAAAAAGTGATACCCGTTATGTTCTGCAGAATCCGCCGGCCCTTCCTCTGGATACGGCCGAACTGGATCGAATATACGAACTTCCCTTTACCCGCGAGGCCCACCCGATGTATGCCTCCATGGGCGGGGTCCCCGCCTTACAGGAAGTGGCCTTTTCGCTTGTTTCAAGCCGGGGCTGTTTTGGGGGCTGTTCATTCTGCGCTATTACCTTTCATCAGGGACGGATAATACAACATCGAAGTAAGGACAGCCTCCTTCGAGAAGCCCGGGGCTTGGTGCAGCATCCTGAATTTAAGGGGTACATCCATGATGTAGGGGGGCCGACGGCAAACTTTTTTAGTCTTCCCTGTGAGGTACAGAAAAGAGGGGGTGTTTGTACCCATCGAGATTGCTTATACCCAGCCCCCTGTCCTAATCTCCGGGCCACTCACCGGGAGTACCGGGAAGTTCTGCAAGCCCTGCGTAGCCTTCCGGGGATTAAAAAGGTGTTTGTCCGTTCAGGACTTCGTTTTGATTATCTTTTGCTGGATACCACCGAAGGTTCTGCTTTTCTCAAAGAGCTCTGTGCCCACCATGTATCGGGCCAGCTTAAGGTGGCGCCGGAGCATATTACCCCCCGGGTTCTTGATGCGATGGGAAAAACAGGCAGCCAGGTATACGAAGAATTTCGAAAGCTTTTTGCCAGGGCTAATCAGGAACTGGGAAAAAAACAGTACCTGATCCCCTATTTTATTGCGAGCCATCCTGGTTCGACCCTGGAAGATGCCCTGGAATTAGCCCTGTACCTTAAGAAGACCGGTTTTGTGCCCGACCAGGTTCAGGATTTTTATCCCACCCCTGGTTCTCTTGCAACGGTGATGTATTATACGGGACTGGACCCCCGAACCATGAAGGCCATCCCTGTTCCCCGGGGCGAACGGGAACGGCGGCTCCAACGGGCCCTCTTACAGTTTAACAAAAAAGAAAATCATCCCCTGGTCAGGGATGCCCTGAGACAACTGGGGAAGCTTTACCTCAGCCGTACCCTCGGGCTTAGAGAGTCCAGAGAGTAGGGGCTTTGCTGGCTGAGGTTCTTTTACCGGATGTTTTATTCGGATGGGTCTGCGGGCTTTTCTGTTATTAAAAACCAGCGCCGGACGTTGCCCCGGCCCATAGAGTCAATTCGGCCCTGTTTCTTAAGGCGCTGGAGGATCCGCTTCAAAGAGGTTTCATCCACATCAGTCAGGACTTCCTGAAGGGTAGTAAAACTGACCCCTGAAACGGCAGACCCTACAGGGCTGGAATTGGTAGTAGCCGTTACGGCTTCATTGTCCCGGAGGGCTGTAAGAATTCGCTGTTCCAGGCGGAGTTCGGCGACGTAAGGAACCACCGGTTCAGCAGTAAGCTCTGTTTCCTGGCTCGCCCGTTCCTCAAGGGATTTGCGGTATACCGCTCGGAAAAAGCCATAGGTCCAGAGGTTTGCTTCTTTTCTGGTGCGAGCAAAAATGATGGGGAGATGGGGATGCATGGCCTGGAGCTCCGATAAGACCCGGTAGCAATGGGCAGGTTTATAGGAATGTTCTAATCGCTCCGGGTTAAGAAAATCACCATAATCAGCCTCGATGACGAGAGCCGCATGGGGGAGGGTTTCTAATTCCCGCAGGACCTGGTGAAGCATGGCAATACGGGAAAAATCGGTAAGCAGATTTTGGAAGGTTTTTCGTTCTACCACCGCAAGGATTGTATCTTCATGGATGAGCGCATAATCTCCTGCGGGGAGCTTTCGTTTTTCAATCTGGGCCTTGGGAAATTTCCAGGGATACTTTTCTGCCGTATCAACAACGACCGTAAAGGATGTCTTAACAGGACGAAGGGATAGCCGCGAACGGGACCGATGTTCTCGTTGAGCCGTCTGGGTTTTAAAAAAGATCTGTTCATAACTACCGGGACGATTTTTATAGGCCTTTTGTAAAATAAGGAATTCACAGCGTTTTTTAAGAGGCCGGTCCAGGGTGATGCGGAGACTCTTTCCAAAACGATCAAAGGAGATAACCGGTATACGCTCTACCGTTTCGAATAGATCCCGTTCATCCGGTGGTGTCCCATCCCGAATGCAGAAAACATTCCCCTTTTGGCCTGGCCAGGCATCCTGGGCCCGTACTGCAAAAAGGGTTCTGCCCTCCTGTTCAATGGCGATCCGTATGGGAAAACGGGGATTTCCTGTTTTCTGAACAATCCACACAAGGCCCATACGGCTATTGTTACGGAGATGAGGTGGTTTGACAAGGGTCTATTCTTTAAAATAGTGTTCTTTAAAATAGGTTGCCCGATACCGTAAAAAAAAGAGACGGTGGAAACTTCCACCGTCCCTGGTCCAGTATTGGCTTGCCCGGCCACAAATCCGGGAGTCTGCTGGCCACAGGACGGGCCTGCACCCATCCTGATTTGCATAAACTATCGTAATGTGTTGTACATTTGTCAATCCCTTTATATTGAACTTGTTTGATTAGCTGAGAAGGTATCGTTCAGAAAGGTTTGTAGAAAAGGTTGCCATCCGTTATGTGTAATAGGGGTGAGGCCGGAATCTATTTGTTGCTCAATGGAGGAACCGGATTTAGTCGGTATATTCTTCAAAATACAGGTACTGAGTTTCGTCTGGTATTGTTTCGTCCAAAGGAGTATCAAATTTCAGTAATTTGTAGTAATGCTTTTCCAGGGCCTTGTCGGTAAAGTTTTCCCGGAGTATTTCCAGAATTACCTCACACTCTGCATCGGCGCAGACAAGTATTTTGCTTGAATAAAATAGTTCTCCAAATTCTTTGTACGAAGCAATCATGTGTTTCCATGCGTCTTTTAAATACTGATCTTCTTCCCCGTTGTGTAACTGGAATACGCGAAGGATACCTTGCCAGGTTATATGTTCAAATTGTTCAATCCGACAAAGTACAAAAGGAGGAGTGACAATAAAGTAATCCTCCGTAGAGAAGACGATGTTTTTCCACTCCCAACTGCCATGAGCTTTCTGAAAACTAAAATCCCAGGCTTCATAACCCGCAAAGTCTGGTAGTGTACTCAGTTCCCAATGAGGACCGATACTTCCTTTTTTACTGTCCCGTTTATTATAGACAGGGAAGCCTGTCTTATCAGAAATAGATGTGATAAGGCTTTCTTTTGTTATGATACCATATTGATTGTCTAAAATAACGCAAGGTTCTATTCCCATATAAACCTAAGAAAGTACTAGCGGGAACCTCGATAATGGTGGTGTTAGCAAAGGCTCCCCAAACGAACAAACCCGGGCTGTTTGTTTGCCTCTGCTTAACTTTTCAGCCAGAATAGCCTTCTTGTCAAGGGCTCTCGTAGGGACCTGGGGAGTCAGACGTAATTATTTCTTAGTCCAGCTAATAGAGCCATATTCTTTTTCCTCTGTAATAAAATTAGGGGTTTCTCCAACAGAATCTCTGAATACTTTAAAATCTTCAAGGGCAATTTTAGCTATACCCCTTTCTCCTACGGTTACTATAAACACCTCATATTTTGTTTTTGCTTTATTAGTACTATAAAACATCAACCCATCGGTCTTTGTCATACACTTTCTCATAAAACATTTCTACTTTAAGTTTTTTCCTATTGATAGTCAATTTTTCCGGACTCAATGAAAGGGCTCGACTTAGATCAATCGTAGGTGCAGGATCAGGTTCGTATTCAAACTGATTAAAGCCAAATCCCTCTGCATATATTCCTACACAGACTAAAAAATTTACGATCAATATACTAATCCATTTATTCATAGAATTCCTTCTGGATATTGTGTTACATATATGAGTAAAGAAATGTTTTTCTGCTCGAAAGGCCCCCACAGCGGAACCACATGCAAACCCTATCCGCTTGTGCGGACTGTGACGGTTTCAATCCACGCCCCCCGAGAGGGGAGCGACACCTCCGGTGCCCCGCCCCAAACATCATCGCTGTGTTTCAATCCACGCCCCCCGAGAGGGGAGCGACAGGTGGATTCTGAGCCTGGCTTTGAAGCTAAGGCGTTTCAATCCACGCCCCCCGAGAGGGGAGCGACACCTCCTAACGCTTAGATTTGAGCACGTTCATCAGTTTCAATCCACGCCCCCCGCGAGGGGAGCGACGGTAGGTCTTTTTCGCTGCCTCGATACTTCGTTAAGTTTCAATCCACGCCCCCCGCGAGGGGAGCGACATAAAGCTTATGGAGCAGGAGTATGGATATAAAGTTTCAATCCACGCCCCCCGCGAGGGGAGCGACTCTAGGCATATTTGCCGTTGCCGGCATGTAAGTAGTTTCAATCCACGCCCCCCGCGAGGGGAGCGACAGCCTGCACGTCAGCATTAGCCTTCTTTATAGACATCGTTTCAATCCACGCCCCCCGCGAGGGGAGCGACTAGGTCTCTTATACGAGATCTCCCGGACGAGGATGTTTCAATCCACGCCCCCCGCGAGGGGAGCGACACCTAACAATATCGTATGATAATGAGGACGACCAGTTTCAATCCACGCCCCCCGCGAGGGGAGCGACGATGCGATTGCTGGGGCCTCGCTTGCTTAATACTCGTTTCAATCCACGCCCCCCGCGAGGGGAGCGACGTACAGGAGGTCCATGACAGGGGTTTTCAGTTCGGGTTTCAA
The window above is part of the Treponema sp. J25 genome. Proteins encoded here:
- a CDS encoding SDR family oxidoreductase, translating into MKRLTSKVIVITGGGGVLCGAIAEGLAREGAQVALLNRTFEKAEAVANRIRAQGGQALPIACDVLSKAHCEEARKKVIDAFGPCDILINGAGGNDPRGSTARETWEAGDLEKDGSAAAGSFFSLDPEGIEAVYKLNFMGTFIPTQVFARDMIGRAGCSIINISSMGAFAPMTKGLAYCAAKAAINNLTQWLAVHFAPAGIRVNAIAPGFFSTEQNKHLLWNPDGSPTTRTGKIITHTPMGRLGKPEDLIGAALWLCDEGASGFVTGAVIPVDGGFMAYSGV
- a CDS encoding GntR family transcriptional regulator, with the protein product MDIKGAAKTNGLTISENVYYTLRKNIVNLHLRPGELLNVREITEKLHVSRTPVREALIRLEREGLIDVVPQVGTSVSKIDLDRVEEEKFIRSTLEEKVIELCLESPLQFMLPDLEKALLHQEAALQDADALTFLEWDDEFHRSIFHAMNKQMCWDLIQKNSGHYRRVRIMTMWYKDIRASVLEQHRQIYSTIKEKDSSRLYSLVHDHFTRIVIQEKELMQAFPDYFKTKPLTTDPLVSSFISAG
- a CDS encoding RNA methyltransferase encodes the protein MRNKLTGELAVCGLNAVRALAEVHPERIHRFFFREDRAQLFGKTCKYLASHHRPYKICDDEELERLCKSPRHQGIVAMIREPEIPELSSEEVRRWVREGGIGILLDDVGNDNNLGAIIRSAAFFGLRSVILSRHDKEARLTTSAYRVAEGGMEYVSLWKVASLARCINQYGKEILFVGADHRSPIQIREGMKVLQDRYPDRFCEKGHLPAIAIVVGNEERGLSQEVRSSCALLVRIPGTGAIESLNVAQAATICMHELVSYGM
- a CDS encoding HAMP domain-containing sensor histidine kinase, producing MVCEPILAFFLGPRELGPPSPHRIRDENFVALLLIVLPLMVLSALLEGLFHPNAFVVINTALSLDTILTLWLIRKRKGGAPVIFLFGALLFMSGYYLFLFFTDPMVAVQLVPFSALVYMGIILLDGVYSPWNLTAPIIYGLILLFDSLAWFFYPRRNEIFFVNLWLAIGILHTLGFFINLFIRSYYRRLEQLALARKRMNQRLEELLKEVRESGIQRLASFSHDIRSPLTSIMAVQAMLAATDLTEEQKRYVDILGRSNKLLLDLVESVLDPETPRNGLRSTSLHDTVEELLAPQRSLMALRNIQLVNRVPKKVRFPRLERNDLVRILSNLIDNGLKYTQAGELCVGAEEYKAKDGERIRLWVEDSGPGFLPEIIQAIMEDRTLPDSRFSTSHALGLRDVRALVAQYKGTMRIENRPEGGARILLEIPL
- a CDS encoding ATP-dependent 6-phosphofructokinase — encoded protein: MSDTYDFTIEELGKRTIESPINLSKVAGDFIANYVSDNEYVLLSPEARLGEQPPIDRKQVFEKAGPREKIYFSPKHVHAAIATCGGLCPGLNDVIRAIVRSLWYRYGVHRISGIRYGYKGLLPEYNFDVKPLDPDIVDDIHKIGGTILGTARGGGKQVSDIVDSLERLNINILFTIGGDGTQRGALDIANEITRRGLKIAVVGIPKTVDNDFSYIDKSFGFDTAVKKAVEAVTAAHMEAHSQINGIGLVKVMGRESGFIAAHTALASHEVNFVLIPEVPFDLEGPNGFFAHLEKRLERRNHAVIVVAEGALQDQLLKETKTDASGNLKFVDVGVYLRDKIQEYFDKKGIEINLKYIDPSYIIRASPAEPIDSIYCERLGNAAVHAAMAGKTKVLIGLVNNEFVHLPMQMAISKRRHVDPEGSLWRDTLEATHQPILMVNSETLSQALGVKK
- a CDS encoding NifU family protein: MLEEKVKAALEDVRPSLQAEGGDVQLVSVTDDGVVSLKLTGACGSCPYSQMTLRMGIEKYLKKVVPEVTSVVGV
- a CDS encoding YgiQ family radical SAM protein, with translation MKHQEKTSDNRIFLPVSKEDLAQRGWDTCDFIFVSGDAYVDHPSFAAALIGRVLEAAGFRVGVIPQPRWEDPASYLVLGLPRLAFLVGAGNLDSMVAHYTANKKPRSQDVYSPGGKVGFRPDRATLVYVEGLRRACKLVGEQRPIIIGGIEASLRRFAHYDYWSDKVRRSILLDSKADLLVYGMGERPILEIARRLAQGEPIETIRDVRSTCVWGSGVPQVDPQKVIELPSFEEIREPTAEAKRRFAEHFMLQKRNQDPLSGKILIEKSDTRYVLQNPPALPLDTAELDRIYELPFTREAHPMYASMGGVPALQEVAFSLVSSRGCFGGCSFCAITFHQGRIIQHRSKDSLLREARGLVQHPEFKGYIHDVGGPTANFFSLPCEVQKRGGVCTHRDCLYPAPCPNLRATHREYREVLQALRSLPGIKKVFVRSGLRFDYLLLDTTEGSAFLKELCAHHVSGQLKVAPEHITPRVLDAMGKTGSQVYEEFRKLFARANQELGKKQYLIPYFIASHPGSTLEDALELALYLKKTGFVPDQVQDFYPTPGSLATVMYYTGLDPRTMKAIPVPRGERERRLQRALLQFNKKENHPLVRDALRQLGKLYLSRTLGLRESRE
- a CDS encoding ERCC4 domain-containing protein; protein product: MGLVWIVQKTGNPRFPIRIAIEQEGRTLFAVRAQDAWPGQKGNVFCIRDGTPPDERDLFETVERIPVISFDRFGKSLRITLDRPLKKRCEFLILQKAYKNRPGSYEQIFFKTQTAQREHRSRSRLSLRPVKTSFTVVVDTAEKYPWKFPKAQIEKRKLPAGDYALIHEDTILAVVERKTFQNLLTDFSRIAMLHQVLRELETLPHAALVIEADYGDFLNPERLEHSYKPAHCYRVLSELQAMHPHLPIIFARTRKEANLWTYGFFRAVYRKSLEERASQETELTAEPVVPYVAELRLEQRILTALRDNEAVTATTNSSPVGSAVSGVSFTTLQEVLTDVDETSLKRILQRLKKQGRIDSMGRGNVRRWFLITEKPADPSE